A window of Salmo trutta chromosome 31, fSalTru1.1, whole genome shotgun sequence contains these coding sequences:
- the LOC115170250 gene encoding neuroblast differentiation-associated protein AHNAK-like, whose amino-acid sequence MRGRFVCVVKVEVMCVSHGSTTGLCICRSNELCLQLNGPRQTGELNGPRETGELNGPRQTGELNGPRETGELNGPRQTGELNGPRQTGELNGPRQTGELNGPRETGELNGPRQTGELNGPRQTGELNGPRQTGELNGPRQTGELNGPRETGELNGPRQTGELNGPRQTGELNGPRQTGELNGPRETGELNGPRQTGELNGPRQTGELNGPRQTGELNGPRQTGELNGPRETGELNGPRQTGELNGPRQTGELNGPRQTGELNGPRQTGELNGPRQTGELNGPRQTRELNGPRQTGELNGPRETGELNGPRQTGELNGPRETGELNGPRETGELNGPRQTGELNGPRQTGELNGPRETGELNGPRQTGELNGPRQTGELNGPRQTGELNGPRQTGELNGPRQTGELNGPRQTGELNGPRQTGELNGPRETGELNGPRQTGEL is encoded by the exons ATGAGAGGgaggtttgtttgtgttgttaaAGTAGAGGTCATGTGTGTCAGTCATGGTTCTACGACTGGTCTGTGTATCTGTAGGTCAAATGAACTGTGCCTTCAGCTGAATGGACCCAGACAGACTGGAGAG TTGAATGGACCCAGAGAGACCGGAGAGTTGAATGGACCCAGACAGACTGGAGAGTTGAATGGACCCAGAGAGACCGGAGAGTTGAATGGACCCAGACAGACTGGAGAGTTGAATGGACCCAGACAGACTGGAGAGTTGAATGGACCCAGACAGACTGGAGAGTTGAATGGACCCAGAGAGACCGGAGAGTTGAATGGACCCAGACAGACCGGAGAGTTGAATGGACCCAGACAGACTGGAGAGTTGAATGGACCCAGACAGACTGGAGAGTTGAATGGACCCAGACAGACTGGAGAGTTGAATGGACCCAGAGAGACCGGAGAGTTGAATGGACCCAGACAGACTGGAGAGTTGAATGGACCCAGACAGACTGGAGAGTTGAATGGACCCAGACAGACTGGAGAGTTGAATGGACCCAGAGAGACCGGAGAGTTGAATGGACCCAGACAGACCGGAGAGTTGAATGGACCCAGACAGACTGGAGAGTTGAATGGACCCAGACAGACTGGAGAGTTGAATGGACCCAGACAGACTGGAGAGTTGAATGGACCCAGAGAGACCGGAGAGTTGAATGGACCCAGACAGACTGGAGAGTTGAATGGACCCAGACAGACTGGAGAGTTGAATGGACCCAGACAGACTGGAGAGTTGAATGGACCCAGACAGACTGGAGAGTTGAATGGACCCAGACAGACTGGAGAGTTGAATGGACCCAGACAGACTAGAGAGTTGAATGGACCCAGACAGACTGGAGAGTTGAATGGACCCAGAGAGACCGGAGAGTTGAATGGACCCAGACAGACTGGAGAGTTGAATGGACCCAGAGAGACCGGAGAGTTGAATGGACCCAGAGAGACCGGAGAGTTGAATGGACCCAGACAGACCGGAGAGTTGAATGGACCCAGACAGACCGGAGAGTTGAATGGACCCAGAGAGACCGGAGAGTTGAATGGACCCAGACAGACTGGAGAGTTGAATGGACCCAGACAGACTGGAGAGTTGAATGGACCCAGACAGACTGGAGAGTTGAATGGACCCAGACAGACTGGAGAGTTGAATGGACCCAGACAGACTGGAGAGTTGAATGGACCCAGACAGACTGGAGAGTTGAATGGACCCAGACAGACTGGAGAGTTGAATGGACCCAGAGAGACCGGAGAGTTGAATGGACCCAGACAGACTGGAGAGTTGTAA